One window of the Terriglobia bacterium genome contains the following:
- the pyrB gene encoding aspartate carbamoyltransferase, whose product MKLQHVVESQQFTVPLLMELFDRTRFMERIVARGGTLDYQNRIMAALFYEPSTRTRFSFEAAMYRLGGKVLSTEHARAFSSEFENEQVEDSIRIIGSYSDVIVIRHHEEGGAKRAAQVSPVPVINAGDGNGGQHPTQALLDLYTIYRDRPLDGLSVAFIGELDRGRTVRSLAYLLAKFDRVKIYFVSPPELQIKDDILQYLERHNVAYELDSRIDRVIPNVDVVYATRIQPDRLKDQQEVNRFAINSAVLERMKSDAMILHPLPRTVELDKTVDTDPRAFYFRQAMNGLYVRMALLTMLFD is encoded by the coding sequence ATGAAACTTCAGCACGTCGTCGAATCGCAGCAATTCACGGTCCCCCTGCTGATGGAATTGTTCGACCGCACGCGTTTCATGGAGCGCATCGTCGCACGGGGCGGTACCCTCGATTACCAGAACCGCATCATGGCGGCCCTGTTCTACGAACCCTCGACCCGCACGCGCTTCAGCTTCGAGGCCGCCATGTACCGCCTCGGTGGCAAGGTTCTTTCTACCGAGCACGCCCGCGCCTTCTCGTCCGAGTTCGAGAACGAGCAGGTCGAAGATTCCATCCGCATTATCGGCAGTTACTCAGACGTCATTGTCATCCGTCACCACGAAGAAGGTGGCGCGAAACGTGCCGCTCAGGTGTCGCCCGTACCAGTTATCAATGCCGGAGACGGCAATGGTGGACAGCACCCGACGCAGGCCCTCCTTGACCTCTATACCATTTATCGCGATCGCCCGCTGGATGGCCTGAGCGTGGCCTTCATAGGAGAACTTGATCGTGGGCGCACCGTGCGCTCGCTGGCGTACCTCCTCGCCAAATTCGACCGCGTCAAGATTTATTTTGTCAGCCCGCCGGAACTGCAGATCAAGGACGACATTCTGCAATACCTGGAGCGGCACAACGTCGCCTACGAACTCGATTCCAGAATCGACCGGGTAATCCCGAACGTCGACGTCGTTTATGCAACGCGCATTCAACCGGATCGCCTGAAGGATCAGCAGGAAGTGAATCGCTTCGCAATCAACTCCGCCGTGCTCGAGCGCATGAAGTCCGACGCCATGATCCTGCATCCTTTACCGCGAACTGTGGAACTGGACAAGACCGTCGACACCGATCCGCGCGCGTTTTACTTCCGCCAGGCCATGAACGGGCTCTATGTGCGGATG